One part of the Prunus persica cultivar Lovell chromosome G5, Prunus_persica_NCBIv2, whole genome shotgun sequence genome encodes these proteins:
- the LOC18776383 gene encoding heat shock 22 kDa protein, mitochondrial has translation MASSVSILLRRASAPTLFSKLSSPIRSASVSPLVSRSFNSNAQVTSYDQDDRRVPVDRSTTDRSPFRRRDLGPTFFSDVFDPFSPTRSLSQVLNMMDQITDNPFFAGSRRGWDVKENEEALFLRMDMPGLDKEDVKISVEQNTLVVKGEDKDSEDEEGGGRRFSSRLDLPPNLYKLDSIRAEMKNGVLKLAIPKVKEDERKDVFEVKVE, from the exons ATGGCTTCTTCAGTTTCGATCCTTCTCAGAAGGGCCTCTGCCCCAACCCTCTTCTCCAAGCTCTCCAGCCCCATTCGCTCTGCTTCGGTTTCTCCCCTTGTCTCTCGCTCCTTCAACTCCAACGCCCAGGTCACAAGCTACGATCAAGATGATCGTAGGGTCCCTGTTGATCGCAGCACCACTGACAGGTCTCCCTTTCGCCGCCGTGACCTTGGCCCCACCTTCTTCTCAG ATGTGTTTGATCCATTTTCACCAACAAGGAGTCTGAGCCAGGTTCTGAACATGATGGACCAGATCACGGATAACCCATTTTTTGCGGGGTCAAGAAGAGGCTGGGACGTGAAGGAAAACGAGGAAGCTCTGTTTCTGCGGATGGACATGCCAGGCTTAGACAAAGAGGATGTGAAGATCTCGGTGGAGCAGAACACGCTGGTTGTGAAAGGAGAAGATAAAGACTCGGAGGATGAAGAAGGTGGAGGCAGGAGGTTCTCTAGCAGATTGGATCTGCCTCCCAATCTTTACAAGCTCGATTCGATTAGGGCTGAGATGAAGAACGGGGTTCTGAAGCTGGCGATTCCTAAGGTCAAAGAGGACGAAAGGAAGGACGTCTTTGAGGTTAAGGTCGAGTGA
- the LOC18776430 gene encoding uncharacterized protein LOC18776430 isoform X2, whose product MGTRTNFYKNPSIAYKKDLSLSSVLQNLKAYNIATGNTPPIEEHPPAADGKTACRKRQRDPELPPPPRRQTQSREIEENDGPMSHQDYIDKRRKEVSASQAYEELTADVLGKPGTSSLKLVQYDSHIHESDRVKSRSEQHFPHPGEPVCVICGKYGEYICDETNDDICSMECKADLLEALKVVKEPSSNQRQDVSSSGPKFSLPMPDFGEDTWDYERHRWSKKISSLSTYECWKCRRPGHLAEDCLVMTSNQVTLVQGKPNSIPADLLALYRRCHQIGKNMSAAKCNECYSSLNLATCLHCSIPLCDNAGHLNEHIQANPSHRQYYSHKLSRLVKCCKSTCNVTDLKDLLTCQYCFDKAFDKFYDMYTATWKGTGLSIISGSICCEDHFAWHRMNCMNANAEESAYIISKSSQKDKRVQLSDFIF is encoded by the exons ATGGGGACGAGGACAAATTTCTACAAGAACCCTTCCATTGCTTACAAGAAGGACCTCAGTCTCTCCTCCGTTCTTCAGAACCTGAAAG CTTACAACATCGCCACTGGAAATACTCCTCCGATTGAAGAACATCCACCAGCTGCTGATGGCAAAACGGCATGTCGTAAACGCCAGCGTGATCCGGAACTGCCACCGCCGCCTCGTCGTCAGACTCAGAGCCGTGAAATCGAAGAGAACGATGGGCCTATGTCTCACCAGGATTACATAGATAAAAGAAG AAAAGAAGTTAGTGCATCGCAGGCTTATGAGGAATTGACTGCTGATGTTTTG GGAAAGCCGGGAACTTCGAGCTTAAAGTTGGTACAATATGACA GTCACATACATGAATCTGATCGAGTAAAGAGCAGAAGTGAACAGCATTTCCCTCATCCAGGAGAACCTGTTTGTGTCATATGTGGTAAATATGGAGAATATATATGCGACGAG ACCAATGACGACATCTGCAGCATGGAGTGCAAAGCTGATCTATTGGAAGCTCTTAAAGTTGTGAAG GAGCCCTCAAGCAATCAAAGACAAGATGTCTCCTCATCTGGACCCAAATTTTCCTTACCAATGCCTGATTTTGGTGAGGACACTTGGGATTATGAGCGGCATCGCTGGTCCAAGAAGATTTCCAGTCTTTCTACTTATGAATG TTGGAAATGTCGAAGGCCTGGACACCTTGCTGAAGATTGTTTGGTGATGACAAGTAACCAG GTGACGTTGGTCCAAGGCAAACCCAATTCAATACCTGCTGACCTTCTTGCATTGTACAGAAG ATGCCACCAGATAGGCAAAAACATGTCAGCTGCAAAGTGCAATGAATGCTATAGCTCACTAAATTTAGCCACATGCCTTCATTGTAGCATTCCGCTCTGTGACAA TGCAGGTCATTTGAATGAGCATATACAGGCAAATCCATCTCATCGACAATATTATTCTCATAAGCTCTCTCGTCTG GTGAAATGCTGTAAATCAACATGCAACGTGACTGACCTCAAGGATCTTTTGACATGCCAGTACTGTTTCGATAAAGCTTTTGATAAGTTCTATGACATGTATACTGCAACTTG GAAAGGCACAGGGCTTTCAATCATATCAGGTTCTATTTGCTGCGAAGATCACTTTGCTTG GCATAGGATGAACTGTATGAATGCTAATGCGGAAGAAAGTGCATATATCATCAGTAAGAGTTCCCAGAAAGACAAGCGTGTTCAGCTCAGTGACTTCATTTTCTAA
- the LOC18776451 gene encoding leukocyte receptor cluster member 1 homolog, with the protein MGGHGGLNILPQKRWNVYNFDNREKVRQDEEAAAKEEQLKREQSRKRDAEFRLEQLRTARGLAPVSQGEKPAAVESKPGHINLFEGIKIFDPIKGLENEGDDGKDGFKKNKKTKKEEKPRVVTAEDEKYRLGYGVAGKGVKLPWYLERLSADATDDSGDGDESSRGAKGEMKNKSGKKTLEELREERLEREKREKERERALILNKTRKGGAALKDRRFSRR; encoded by the coding sequence ATGGGTGGTCATGGTGGTCTGAATATACTGCCTCAGAAGCGGTGGAATGTGTACAACTTTGATAATAGAGAGAAGGTGCGACAGGACGAAGAAGCTGCCGCCAAAGAAGAGCAGCTCAAGCGTGAACAGTCGCGAAAGCGGGATGCTGAGTTCCGTCTTGAGCAGCTCCGGACTGCCCGTGGCTTGGCTCCGGTGAGCCAAGGGGAGAAGCCTGCTGCAGTGGAATCAAAGCCGGGTCATATTAATCTGTTTGAAGGGATTAAAATTTTTGACCCTATTAAAGGATTAGAGAATGAGGGAGATGATGGTAAAGATGGGTttaagaagaataagaagacgaagaaggaGGAGAAGCCCAGGGTTGTGACTGCAGAAGATGAGAAGTATAGGTTGGGTTATGGAGTTGCTGGTAAAGGAGTTAAGCTGCCATGGTACCTTGAAAGGCTGAGTGCAGATGCAACTGATGACAGTGGTGACGGTGATGAATCGTCCAGAGGGGCTAAGGGGGAGATGAAGAACAAGAGTGGGAAGAAGACGTTGGAAGAATTGAGGGAAGAACGATTGGAAAGGGAGAAGcgagagaaagaaagggaacGCGCATTGATTCTGAACAAGACCCGAAAAGGTGGAGCTGCTTTGAAGGATAGAAGGTTTTCTAGGAGGTGA
- the LOC18776430 gene encoding uncharacterized protein LOC18776430 isoform X1, with product MGTRTNFYKNPSIAYKKDLSLSSVLQNLKAYNIATGNTPPIEEHPPAADGKTACRKRQRDPELPPPPRRQTQSREIEENDGPMSHQDYIDKRRKEVSASQAYEELTADVLGKPGTSSLKLVQYDSDESTSECELKQDSPSSGHIHESDRVKSRSEQHFPHPGEPVCVICGKYGEYICDETNDDICSMECKADLLEALKVVKEPSSNQRQDVSSSGPKFSLPMPDFGEDTWDYERHRWSKKISSLSTYECWKCRRPGHLAEDCLVMTSNQVTLVQGKPNSIPADLLALYRRCHQIGKNMSAAKCNECYSSLNLATCLHCSIPLCDNAGHLNEHIQANPSHRQYYSHKLSRLVKCCKSTCNVTDLKDLLTCQYCFDKAFDKFYDMYTATWKGTGLSIISGSICCEDHFAWHRMNCMNANAEESAYIISKSSQKDKRVQLSDFIF from the exons ATGGGGACGAGGACAAATTTCTACAAGAACCCTTCCATTGCTTACAAGAAGGACCTCAGTCTCTCCTCCGTTCTTCAGAACCTGAAAG CTTACAACATCGCCACTGGAAATACTCCTCCGATTGAAGAACATCCACCAGCTGCTGATGGCAAAACGGCATGTCGTAAACGCCAGCGTGATCCGGAACTGCCACCGCCGCCTCGTCGTCAGACTCAGAGCCGTGAAATCGAAGAGAACGATGGGCCTATGTCTCACCAGGATTACATAGATAAAAGAAG AAAAGAAGTTAGTGCATCGCAGGCTTATGAGGAATTGACTGCTGATGTTTTG GGAAAGCCGGGAACTTCGAGCTTAAAGTTGGTACAATATGACA GTGACGAAAGTACTTCGGAATGTGAGTTGAAGCAGGATTCTCCAAGTTCTG GTCACATACATGAATCTGATCGAGTAAAGAGCAGAAGTGAACAGCATTTCCCTCATCCAGGAGAACCTGTTTGTGTCATATGTGGTAAATATGGAGAATATATATGCGACGAG ACCAATGACGACATCTGCAGCATGGAGTGCAAAGCTGATCTATTGGAAGCTCTTAAAGTTGTGAAG GAGCCCTCAAGCAATCAAAGACAAGATGTCTCCTCATCTGGACCCAAATTTTCCTTACCAATGCCTGATTTTGGTGAGGACACTTGGGATTATGAGCGGCATCGCTGGTCCAAGAAGATTTCCAGTCTTTCTACTTATGAATG TTGGAAATGTCGAAGGCCTGGACACCTTGCTGAAGATTGTTTGGTGATGACAAGTAACCAG GTGACGTTGGTCCAAGGCAAACCCAATTCAATACCTGCTGACCTTCTTGCATTGTACAGAAG ATGCCACCAGATAGGCAAAAACATGTCAGCTGCAAAGTGCAATGAATGCTATAGCTCACTAAATTTAGCCACATGCCTTCATTGTAGCATTCCGCTCTGTGACAA TGCAGGTCATTTGAATGAGCATATACAGGCAAATCCATCTCATCGACAATATTATTCTCATAAGCTCTCTCGTCTG GTGAAATGCTGTAAATCAACATGCAACGTGACTGACCTCAAGGATCTTTTGACATGCCAGTACTGTTTCGATAAAGCTTTTGATAAGTTCTATGACATGTATACTGCAACTTG GAAAGGCACAGGGCTTTCAATCATATCAGGTTCTATTTGCTGCGAAGATCACTTTGCTTG GCATAGGATGAACTGTATGAATGCTAATGCGGAAGAAAGTGCATATATCATCAGTAAGAGTTCCCAGAAAGACAAGCGTGTTCAGCTCAGTGACTTCATTTTCTAA